From the genome of Phytohabitans rumicis, one region includes:
- a CDS encoding winged helix DNA-binding domain-containing protein, translating into MSAVVSDPGSQRNWKVTHDSHRQRAAAGPARRTPSPGPAARAATPAAATEGVVALHSTDPASVFLSVWARTAPATVEAIERALYEDRSLIRMLGMRRTIFVVPTELAPVIQASTTDAIAAVQRRTYTQIIVKAGVGDGGWLKEVEEGTARVLAARGEATGAELSADEPRLRTQVLMAEGKNYERRANITTWVLFLLAAEGRIVRGRPRGTWVSSQYRWSPVESWLPGGMASVEADVARAELVRRWLGAFGPGTPAEIKWWTGWTVGHVKQALAAIKPVEVETESGTGLVLPDDVAPISPVDPWVAFLPALDPTPMGWSDRSWYLGPHGQVLFDRSGNVGPTVWSDGRIVGGWAQRPDGEVVYRLLEDVGADTAAAVDATAGRLTEWIGPVRVTPRFRTPLERELVS; encoded by the coding sequence TTGAGCGCCGTCGTGAGCGACCCCGGCTCCCAGCGGAACTGGAAGGTGACCCATGATTCGCATCGACAACGCGCAGCGGCGGGCCCGGCTCGCCGTACGCCATCACCTGGCCCGGCCGCGCGGGCGGCGACCCCGGCGGCGGCGACCGAGGGCGTCGTGGCCCTGCACTCCACCGACCCGGCGTCGGTGTTCCTGTCCGTGTGGGCCCGCACCGCCCCCGCGACGGTCGAGGCGATCGAGCGCGCCCTGTACGAGGACCGATCGCTGATCCGGATGCTCGGCATGCGCCGGACGATCTTCGTGGTGCCGACCGAGCTGGCGCCGGTGATCCAGGCGTCCACCACCGACGCGATCGCGGCGGTGCAGCGCCGGACGTACACGCAGATCATCGTCAAGGCCGGCGTCGGCGACGGCGGCTGGCTCAAGGAGGTCGAGGAGGGCACCGCGCGGGTGCTCGCCGCCCGGGGCGAGGCCACCGGCGCGGAGCTGTCGGCCGACGAGCCGCGGCTGCGCACGCAGGTGCTGATGGCCGAGGGCAAGAACTACGAGCGGCGCGCCAACATCACCACGTGGGTGCTCTTCCTGCTCGCCGCCGAGGGCCGGATCGTGCGCGGGCGGCCGCGTGGCACCTGGGTCAGCAGCCAGTACCGCTGGTCGCCGGTGGAGTCGTGGCTGCCGGGCGGGATGGCCTCGGTAGAAGCGGACGTGGCCCGAGCCGAGCTGGTCCGGCGCTGGCTCGGCGCGTTCGGCCCCGGCACGCCGGCCGAGATCAAGTGGTGGACCGGATGGACCGTCGGCCACGTCAAGCAGGCGCTGGCCGCGATCAAGCCGGTCGAGGTCGAGACGGAGAGCGGCACCGGGCTGGTGCTGCCCGACGACGTGGCGCCGATCTCTCCTGTCGATCCCTGGGTCGCCTTCCTGCCCGCGCTCGACCCCACGCCGATGGGCTGGTCGGACCGCTCCTGGTATCTCGGGCCGCACGGGCAGGTGCTCTTCGACCGGTCCGGCAACGTCGGCCCGACCGTGTGGAGCGACGGCCGCATCGTCGGCGGCTGGGCGCAACGGCCCGACGGCGAGGTCGTCTACCGGCTGCTGGAGGACGTCGGCGCCGACACGGCGGCCGCGGTGGACGCGACCGCCGGCCGGCTGACCGAGTGGATCGGGCCGGTGCGGGTTACCCCGCGCTTCCGGACCCCGTTGGAGCGTGAGTTGGTTTCCTAG
- a CDS encoding pilus assembly protein CpaE encodes MISLDQAGRLREAGLAWKPAAGDRFAIPDRDLDDDVFVLSNMTIEVHELPEGQIIGFNGTTEWALDDVEKDEAVWLPREDQLRELLGGTFRRLDRTPGGYQVTIELLGSTYDFDAAEPAEAYGEALLHLVKSVGGPI; translated from the coding sequence GTGATTTCGCTCGATCAGGCTGGCCGGCTGCGGGAGGCTGGGCTGGCGTGGAAGCCGGCCGCCGGGGACCGGTTCGCCATCCCGGACCGCGACCTGGACGACGACGTGTTCGTGCTCAGCAACATGACCATCGAGGTGCACGAGCTGCCCGAGGGACAGATCATCGGGTTCAACGGCACCACCGAGTGGGCGCTTGACGACGTGGAGAAGGACGAGGCGGTTTGGCTGCCGCGCGAGGACCAGCTCCGCGAGCTCCTGGGCGGCACGTTTCGCCGGCTGGACCGGACCCCCGGCGGTTACCAGGTGACGATCGAGCTGCTCGGCTCCACGTACGACTTCGACGCCGCCGAGCCGGCCGAGGCGTACGGGGAGGCCCTGCTCCACCTCGTCAAAAGTGTCGGTGGGCCCATCTAG
- a CDS encoding TIGR00730 family Rossman fold protein: MAAICVFCASSRTLDQRWLDLAHETGREIARRGHTLVSGGGRVGMMGAVAEGARAGGAFTLGVMPQTLVDREIADTDADELVVTDGMLSRKALMIEKSDAFITLPGGLGTLDELFEVWTTGMLGMHRKPIVLVDADGFYAGLVDWLGGLARTSFARSDALDLLIVADSVPAALDAVESRVAH, encoded by the coding sequence GTGGCCGCGATCTGCGTCTTCTGCGCCTCCTCGCGCACGCTGGACCAGCGCTGGCTGGACCTGGCCCACGAGACCGGCCGGGAGATCGCCCGGCGCGGGCACACCCTGGTCTCCGGCGGCGGTCGCGTCGGGATGATGGGCGCGGTCGCCGAGGGTGCCCGGGCCGGCGGCGCGTTCACCCTCGGGGTGATGCCGCAGACCCTGGTCGACCGCGAGATCGCCGACACCGACGCGGACGAGCTGGTGGTCACCGACGGCATGCTCAGCCGCAAGGCCCTGATGATCGAGAAGTCGGACGCGTTCATCACCCTGCCCGGCGGACTGGGCACGCTCGACGAGCTCTTCGAGGTGTGGACGACCGGGATGCTGGGCATGCACCGCAAGCCCATCGTGCTCGTCGACGCGGACGGCTTCTACGCCGGCCTGGTCGACTGGCTGGGTGGTCTGGCCCGTACGTCGTTCGCCCGCTCGGACGCCCTCGACCTGCTGATCGTCGCCGACTCCGTACCCGCCGCCCTGGACGCCGTCGAGTCCCGCGTCGCCCACTGA
- a CDS encoding MFS transporter, whose product MITVKQAQFRYLVLTGLRWSSVGLVLPVQVLLFAARGIDLPTIGLLMALYSGLVVALELPTGGLADQLGRRRTMLLASVFLVASPLIAAFAQVWWHFALVSVASAIGRALGSGPVEAWYVDTVRAADSTASLRTGISWGWAVECLGLGLFAIVGGAVPQFFGGLRGDGVLTPFSVPALAAAAVAAVSLVAHAALMTETRRSAAGSARAAARAVPGQIAHGVRLAGRDPVIRRLVVRTAAVGLAINTLETLSPLQFADLLGGAERGATAYGLLAAGAFLGTAAGSAAAPALCRIRSSEPLSVAAIGTGLSTVALGALALSAAGVGGFALAAVAYLATYVLAGPSGPLAAEALHNRVGAGERATLVSVASLALQLGGFVGSLGVSWLAAWAGYAYGWVAATLALTVAALVTVGAQRASRLPVAVPPTEVVAAGRQ is encoded by the coding sequence ATGATCACCGTTAAGCAGGCCCAGTTCCGCTACCTCGTACTCACCGGACTGCGCTGGTCCTCCGTCGGCCTGGTCCTTCCGGTGCAGGTGCTGCTCTTCGCCGCCCGCGGCATCGACCTGCCGACCATCGGCCTGCTCATGGCCCTCTACTCCGGTCTCGTGGTCGCGCTCGAGCTGCCCACCGGCGGCCTCGCCGACCAGCTCGGCCGGCGCCGCACCATGCTGCTCGCCTCGGTCTTCCTGGTCGCGTCGCCGCTGATCGCGGCGTTCGCCCAGGTGTGGTGGCATTTCGCGCTGGTCTCGGTGGCGTCGGCCATCGGCCGGGCGCTGGGCTCCGGCCCGGTCGAAGCCTGGTACGTCGACACGGTCCGCGCCGCCGACAGCACCGCCTCGCTGCGTACGGGGATCTCGTGGGGTTGGGCGGTGGAGTGCCTGGGGCTCGGGCTCTTCGCGATCGTGGGTGGCGCCGTTCCGCAGTTCTTCGGCGGCCTGCGCGGCGACGGCGTGCTCACGCCGTTCTCCGTACCCGCGCTGGCAGCCGCCGCCGTCGCGGCCGTCAGCCTGGTCGCGCACGCCGCGCTCATGACGGAAACCCGCAGGTCCGCGGCGGGCAGTGCCCGTGCGGCGGCGCGGGCCGTGCCCGGCCAGATCGCTCACGGGGTACGCCTCGCCGGCCGCGACCCGGTGATCCGCCGGCTGGTCGTGCGCACCGCCGCGGTCGGGTTGGCCATCAACACGCTGGAGACCCTGTCACCTCTGCAGTTCGCCGACCTGCTCGGCGGAGCCGAACGCGGCGCCACGGCGTACGGGTTGCTGGCCGCCGGCGCGTTTCTCGGCACGGCGGCCGGGTCGGCGGCGGCGCCGGCGCTGTGCCGCATCCGTTCGTCGGAGCCGCTCTCGGTCGCGGCGATCGGGACTGGACTGTCCACAGTGGCGCTCGGCGCGCTGGCGCTGTCCGCGGCCGGCGTCGGCGGGTTCGCGCTGGCCGCGGTGGCCTACCTCGCCACGTACGTCCTGGCTGGACCGTCTGGCCCGCTCGCGGCCGAGGCGCTGCACAACCGGGTGGGCGCGGGGGAGCGGGCCACGCTGGTCTCGGTCGCGTCGCTGGCGTTGCAGTTGGGCGGGTTCGTCGGTTCGCTCGGGGTGTCCTGGCTGGCCGCGTGGGCCGGTTACGCGTACGGCTGGGTGGCCGCCACCCTGGCTCTGACGGTCGCGGCCCTGGTCACGGTGGGTGCGCAGCGGGCGAGCCGGCTCCCCGTCGCCGTCCCGCCCACCGAGGTGGTCGCCGCGGGACGCCAGTAG
- a CDS encoding ATP-dependent helicase codes for MRPALPTRAFAGQLRDLLLRAAERGVSPAELARLGDRLGRADWRAAARFLHEYVAVLALRDATTRGSVAYDNAELVRAAAGLLSDDPELLAQERRRLEHVYVDELADTDPAQMGLLSLVAGGGKRVVAFADPDSSTYAFRGADPTAVGTFTHRFRTASGAVAPAVNLHTNYRTGGELLAATGRVARRLRGPAGHRAQTPAAEVTSAVEVRTFRTGTSESGYVAHVLRQAHLLDGVPWSRMAVLVRSTVLQLASLQRALHAAGVPTVTQAEDLPLHLQPAVAPLLLLLRCALEPDRLDEEAAVSLLHSPLGGADPLGERRLRQGLRALALAGGDPRPSGELLVDALRDPAELAAVERRWAAPAKAIAALIATAKEAAANPGATVEDVLWAVWRASGLAERWYGLTARGGPVGDAGEERGLQWRGVAADRDLDAVVALFDTAARFVDRLPGARTEIFLDHVFGQELPADSIAPSADRGEAVRLLTAHAAKGLEWDVVVVAGVQEGIWPDLRLRGSLLGSERLVDVLAGRADAAGVAASLVGQTSALLDEERRLFYVATTRARRRLLVTAVASAAVGGSDHEEQPSRFLHELMPVSESDEDADELPVGRLPRALTLPALVAELRTAVTDPASPAERKRAAAAELARLALAGVPGAHPNDWWGLRELSDDRPLVDEGEPVKVTPSTMESALRCSLRWLLERHGGSPPASAAQGVGNLVHAAAMLAEDATVDRGQLLEYIAGRFDAIELAAQWMAGAERARAEAMVDKLLRWLATNPRRLLAIEHEFAVRLADPLRPVDLTGRVDRLELDADGRLVVVDLKTGKTTSVTEAELAEHPQLGAYQAAVEAGAFAEHGDETGGASLVQLGTTAKEAKEQAQAAVGEGEEPGWAGALVRRTAETMAASTFHAVANSRCRVCPVRSSCPISGKGRQVVEP; via the coding sequence CTGCGGCCGGCGCTACCCACGCGGGCGTTCGCCGGGCAGCTGCGCGACCTGCTGCTGCGCGCCGCCGAGCGCGGGGTCAGCCCGGCCGAGCTGGCCCGGCTGGGCGACCGGCTGGGCCGCGCCGACTGGCGGGCCGCCGCGCGCTTCCTGCACGAGTACGTCGCGGTGCTGGCCCTGCGCGACGCCACCACCCGGGGCTCGGTGGCCTACGACAACGCCGAGCTGGTCCGCGCCGCCGCCGGGCTGCTCAGCGACGATCCGGAGCTGCTGGCGCAGGAGCGGCGCCGGCTGGAGCACGTCTACGTCGACGAGCTGGCCGACACCGACCCGGCCCAGATGGGGCTGCTGTCCCTTGTGGCCGGTGGCGGCAAGCGGGTGGTGGCGTTCGCCGACCCGGACTCGTCGACGTACGCGTTCCGCGGCGCCGACCCGACCGCCGTCGGCACGTTCACGCACCGCTTCCGTACCGCCTCGGGCGCGGTCGCGCCAGCCGTCAACCTGCACACCAACTACCGCACCGGCGGCGAGCTGCTCGCCGCGACCGGGCGCGTCGCACGCCGGCTGCGCGGGCCGGCCGGCCACCGCGCACAGACCCCGGCCGCCGAGGTCACCAGCGCCGTCGAGGTGCGGACCTTCCGGACCGGCACCAGCGAGTCCGGGTACGTCGCACACGTGCTCCGCCAGGCCCATCTGCTGGACGGGGTGCCGTGGTCGCGCATGGCCGTACTCGTGCGGTCGACGGTCTTGCAGCTCGCGTCGTTGCAGCGGGCGTTGCACGCGGCCGGCGTGCCGACGGTGACCCAGGCCGAAGATCTGCCGCTGCACCTGCAGCCGGCGGTGGCGCCGCTGCTGCTGCTCCTGCGCTGTGCGCTGGAGCCGGACCGGCTGGACGAGGAGGCGGCGGTCTCGCTGCTGCACTCGCCGCTGGGCGGGGCGGACCCGCTCGGCGAGCGCCGGCTGCGTCAGGGGCTGCGGGCGCTCGCGCTGGCCGGTGGCGACCCGCGCCCATCCGGTGAGCTGCTGGTCGACGCGCTGCGCGATCCGGCGGAGCTGGCCGCGGTCGAGCGCCGCTGGGCCGCGCCCGCGAAGGCCATCGCGGCCCTCATCGCCACCGCGAAGGAGGCGGCGGCGAATCCCGGCGCGACGGTGGAAGACGTGCTGTGGGCGGTGTGGCGGGCCAGTGGGCTGGCCGAGCGGTGGTACGGCCTGACCGCCCGCGGCGGGCCGGTCGGCGACGCCGGTGAGGAGCGGGGCCTGCAGTGGCGGGGCGTGGCGGCCGACCGCGACCTCGACGCGGTCGTGGCGCTCTTCGACACCGCGGCGCGCTTCGTCGACCGGCTCCCCGGCGCGCGGACCGAGATCTTCCTCGACCACGTCTTCGGCCAGGAGCTGCCGGCCGACTCGATCGCGCCGAGCGCCGACCGCGGCGAGGCCGTACGGCTGCTGACCGCCCACGCCGCCAAGGGCCTGGAGTGGGACGTCGTGGTGGTCGCCGGCGTACAGGAAGGGATCTGGCCCGATCTGCGCCTGCGTGGCAGCCTGCTCGGCTCGGAGCGCCTGGTCGACGTGCTCGCCGGCCGGGCCGACGCGGCCGGCGTCGCCGCGTCGCTGGTGGGCCAGACGTCGGCGCTGCTCGACGAGGAGCGGCGGCTGTTCTACGTGGCCACCACCCGGGCGCGGCGGCGGCTGCTGGTGACCGCGGTCGCGTCCGCGGCGGTGGGCGGCAGCGACCACGAGGAGCAGCCGAGCCGGTTCCTGCACGAGCTGATGCCGGTGTCCGAGTCCGATGAGGACGCCGACGAGTTGCCCGTCGGGCGGCTGCCCCGCGCGCTGACGCTGCCCGCGTTGGTGGCCGAGCTGCGTACCGCGGTGACCGACCCGGCCTCGCCCGCGGAGCGCAAGCGCGCGGCGGCGGCCGAGCTGGCCCGGCTGGCCCTCGCGGGCGTGCCCGGCGCGCACCCGAACGACTGGTGGGGCCTGCGCGAGCTGTCCGACGACCGGCCGCTGGTCGACGAGGGCGAGCCGGTCAAGGTAACGCCGTCCACGATGGAGAGTGCGCTGCGGTGCAGCCTGCGCTGGCTGCTGGAGCGGCACGGCGGCAGCCCGCCGGCCAGCGCGGCGCAGGGCGTGGGCAACCTCGTGCACGCCGCGGCGATGCTCGCCGAAGACGCCACGGTCGACCGGGGGCAGCTGCTGGAGTACATCGCGGGGCGGTTCGACGCGATCGAGCTGGCCGCCCAGTGGATGGCCGGCGCCGAGCGGGCCCGCGCCGAGGCGATGGTCGACAAGCTGCTGCGCTGGCTGGCGACCAACCCGCGGCGGCTGCTCGCGATCGAGCACGAGTTCGCGGTGCGGCTGGCCGACCCGCTGCGCCCGGTCGACCTGACCGGCCGGGTCGACCGGCTGGAGCTGGACGCCGACGGCCGGCTCGTCGTCGTCGACCTCAAGACCGGCAAGACCACGTCGGTCACCGAGGCGGAGCTCGCCGAGCATCCGCAGCTCGGGGCGTACCAGGCGGCGGTCGAGGCGGGGGCGTTCGCCGAGCACGGCGACGAGACCGGCGGGGCGTCGCTGGTGCAGCTCGGCACCACCGCGAAGGAGGCCAAGGAGCAGGCCCAGGCCGCCGTCGGCGAGGGCGAGGAGCCGGGCTGGGCCGGCGCACTGGTACGGCGTACCGCCGAGACGATGGCGGCCTCGACCTTCCACGCGGTGGCCAACTCCCGTTGCCGGGTGTGCCCGGTGCGCAGTAGCTGCCCGATCTCTGGCAAGGGCCGGCAGGTGGTCGAGCCATGA
- a CDS encoding lamin tail domain-containing protein gives MKKTVGILAAALFGAALSLAGVAPASAATPSLRFHGAQYDSPGTDNRTNASLNAEWVSLVNTGAKAVNLNGYTIRDKAGHVYKFGSVTIAAKGGRIWLHTGSGKNDAKNRYWGSKAYIWNNNGDTAYLRNAAGKQVDSCAWAYKKGRSWVGC, from the coding sequence GTGAAGAAGACGGTTGGGATCCTGGCGGCGGCGCTGTTCGGCGCGGCCCTCTCGCTCGCGGGCGTGGCGCCGGCCAGCGCGGCCACGCCGAGCCTGCGCTTCCACGGCGCGCAGTACGACTCGCCCGGCACGGACAACCGCACCAACGCGAGCCTCAACGCCGAGTGGGTCTCGCTCGTCAACACCGGTGCCAAAGCGGTGAACCTCAACGGGTACACGATCCGGGACAAGGCCGGGCACGTGTACAAGTTCGGCAGCGTCACGATCGCCGCGAAGGGCGGCCGGATCTGGCTGCACACCGGTTCCGGCAAGAACGACGCCAAGAACCGCTACTGGGGCAGCAAGGCGTACATCTGGAACAACAACGGGGACACCGCCTACCTGCGCAACGCCGCCGGCAAGCAGGTCGACTCCTGCGCCTGGGCGTACAAGAAGGGACGCTCCTGGGTGGGCTGCTGA
- a CDS encoding winged helix-turn-helix domain-containing protein, whose translation MKEPYYEPNVRDTETLRAVAHPIRSKILGLLRYEGPATASELGRRLDESSGSTSYHLRQLARYGFVEEDPDQPNRRDKRWRAAHVVTSWRRAELTDDPEWRQISDALERRQILKAVDEFQRWFASEERLDPRWHSTGGIFDNLLRLTPSQLGALDAELMAVYDRYRTDPPPAEPGEPVRHVAVYQQLLAFEESPL comes from the coding sequence GTGAAGGAGCCGTACTACGAGCCGAACGTGCGGGACACCGAGACGCTGCGGGCCGTCGCGCACCCGATCCGGTCGAAGATCCTGGGGTTGCTCCGCTACGAAGGGCCCGCCACCGCCTCCGAGTTGGGGCGGCGGCTCGACGAGTCGAGCGGCTCGACCAGTTACCACCTGCGGCAGCTCGCGCGGTACGGGTTCGTCGAGGAGGACCCGGACCAGCCCAACCGGCGCGACAAGCGGTGGCGGGCCGCGCACGTCGTCACGAGTTGGCGGCGCGCCGAGCTGACCGACGATCCGGAGTGGCGGCAGATCAGCGACGCCCTGGAGCGCCGCCAGATTCTCAAGGCGGTCGACGAGTTCCAGCGCTGGTTCGCCAGCGAGGAGCGCCTCGACCCGCGCTGGCACTCGACCGGCGGCATCTTCGACAACCTGCTGCGCCTCACGCCGTCCCAGCTCGGCGCGCTGGACGCCGAGCTGATGGCCGTCTACGACCGCTACCGCACCGACCCGCCGCCGGCCGAGCCCGGCGAGCCGGTCCGGCACGTGGCCGTCTACCAGCAGCTGCTCGCCTTCGAAGAATCGCCGCTGTAA
- the dapE gene encoding succinyl-diaminopimelate desuccinylase, with translation MANPLTPEVMADPVALTRALVDIESVSLNEKEIADCVEEVLQAAPHLSVQRYGNTVMARTDVGRSERVVLAGHLDTVPHNDNFPATIQDDLIFGCGTADMKSGVAFALHLAVTVPQPRFDVTYFFYEAEEIEAQYNGLYLVAAAHPEWLAADFALLLEPTYGVVEAGCQGTMRARVVSTGRRAHSARSWRGVNAIHAAGEVLNRLKAYEPRTVTIDGCTYREGLNAVRINGGVAGNVIPDRCEVDVNYRFAPDRSEAEAHAHVREIFAGFEIEVTDSAGGALPGLTAPPAREFLAAVGEAPVAKLGWTDVSRFAAMGIPALNFGPGDPNLAHAPDEHVEIGKIRDGAATLHRWLAS, from the coding sequence ATGGCGAACCCGCTGACCCCCGAGGTTATGGCCGACCCGGTGGCGCTCACCCGCGCGCTGGTCGACATCGAGTCGGTCTCTCTCAACGAGAAGGAGATCGCGGACTGCGTGGAGGAGGTGCTCCAGGCCGCGCCGCACCTGTCCGTCCAGCGGTACGGCAACACGGTCATGGCGCGTACCGACGTCGGCCGCAGCGAGCGCGTCGTGCTCGCCGGACACCTCGACACGGTGCCGCACAACGACAACTTCCCGGCCACCATCCAGGACGACCTGATCTTCGGGTGCGGCACCGCGGACATGAAGTCGGGGGTCGCGTTCGCCCTGCACCTGGCCGTGACGGTGCCGCAGCCGCGGTTCGACGTGACGTACTTCTTCTACGAGGCCGAGGAGATCGAGGCCCAGTACAACGGGCTCTACCTGGTCGCGGCGGCCCACCCGGAGTGGCTGGCGGCGGACTTCGCGCTGTTGCTCGAACCGACGTACGGGGTGGTGGAGGCGGGCTGCCAGGGCACCATGCGGGCGCGGGTCGTCTCGACCGGCCGGCGGGCCCACTCGGCGCGCTCGTGGCGGGGCGTCAACGCGATCCACGCCGCGGGCGAGGTGCTCAACAGGCTGAAGGCGTACGAGCCGCGCACGGTCACGATCGACGGTTGCACGTACCGCGAAGGGCTCAACGCGGTGCGCATCAACGGCGGGGTCGCCGGCAACGTCATCCCCGACCGGTGCGAGGTGGATGTCAACTACCGCTTCGCACCCGACCGGAGCGAGGCCGAGGCGCACGCCCACGTACGGGAGATCTTCGCCGGCTTCGAGATCGAGGTGACCGACTCGGCGGGCGGCGCCCTGCCGGGCCTCACCGCCCCACCCGCCCGCGAATTCCTGGCCGCCGTCGGCGAGGCGCCGGTGGCCAAGCTGGGTTGGACTGATGTGTCCCGGTTTGCCGCCATGGGCATCCCGGCGCTCAACTTTGGCCCCGGCGATCCCAACCTCGCCCACGCCCCCGACGAGCATGTGGAGATCGGGAAGATCCGCGACGGTGCGGCGACCCTGCACCGCTGGTTGGCCTCCTAG
- a CDS encoding TIGR00730 family Rossman fold protein has protein sequence MNHINRGRIPGPERHRGAVTLRREAIPGSTADERLLDSRQRAEWKTKDAWRALRILSEFVEGFDTLADLPPAVSVFGSARSKVDSPECEMAERLGAALAHAGYAVITGGGPGVMEAANKGANEAGGLSVGLGIELPFEQGINEWVDMGIDFRYFFARKTMFVKYAQAFVVLPGGFGTMDELFEALTLVQTGKVTRFPVVLMGSAYWRGLLAWLRETMAAESKIGPADLELMLVTDDVDEAVRHIVQADAALAAEQEALKSSAQSSSSPETGR, from the coding sequence ATGAACCACATAAACCGCGGCCGCATTCCAGGTCCCGAGCGTCACCGTGGGGCGGTCACGCTGCGTCGCGAAGCGATCCCGGGGAGTACGGCTGACGAGCGGTTGCTCGACTCCCGGCAGCGGGCGGAGTGGAAGACGAAGGACGCGTGGCGGGCACTGCGGATCCTGTCCGAGTTCGTCGAGGGGTTCGACACGCTGGCGGATCTGCCGCCCGCGGTCAGTGTCTTCGGTTCGGCCCGCAGCAAGGTGGACAGCCCCGAGTGCGAGATGGCGGAGCGGCTCGGCGCCGCCCTCGCGCACGCCGGGTACGCCGTGATCACCGGCGGCGGGCCAGGCGTGATGGAGGCGGCCAACAAGGGCGCCAACGAGGCCGGCGGGCTGTCGGTGGGGCTCGGCATCGAGCTGCCGTTCGAGCAGGGCATCAACGAGTGGGTCGACATGGGCATCGACTTCCGCTACTTCTTCGCCCGCAAGACCATGTTCGTCAAGTACGCGCAGGCGTTCGTCGTACTGCCCGGCGGCTTCGGGACGATGGACGAGCTCTTCGAGGCGCTCACGCTGGTGCAGACCGGCAAGGTCACCCGGTTCCCGGTCGTACTCATGGGGTCGGCGTACTGGCGCGGCCTGCTGGCCTGGCTGCGCGAGACGATGGCGGCCGAAAGCAAGATCGGCCCGGCCGACCTCGAACTGATGCTGGTCACCGACGACGTCGACGAGGCCGTGCGGCACATCGTGCAGGCCGACGCCGCGCTGGCCGCGGAGCAGGAGGCCCTCAAGTCGTCCGCCCAGTCTTCCTCGTCCCCCGAGACGGGGCGCTGA